Proteins from one Prevotella sp. E2-28 genomic window:
- a CDS encoding DUF4199 domain-containing protein: MTAPEYKQLKAFARVDGALLAVLMISSFACYVIGLTSQIYGILSLVSMVLMPFFAGQRLKRFCVTGLDGNISYMRGWAYICLMFFYGGLIFALVQYLYFAYMDHGYVAMMIGDMLSAPEYVEAIKQAGMTDYVSESLHMIQTMRPIDIALNVLTMVIMVGIVLGLPITVVMKLTLVQKKEKK; this comes from the coding sequence GTGACTGCACCAGAATATAAACAGTTAAAGGCTTTTGCTCGTGTTGATGGCGCGCTGTTGGCTGTACTGATGATATCTAGTTTTGCCTGCTATGTGATAGGACTTACATCTCAGATATATGGTATTTTATCCTTGGTGTCTATGGTGTTGATGCCATTCTTCGCAGGACAGCGCCTGAAGCGCTTTTGTGTTACGGGACTTGATGGTAATATCTCGTATATGCGTGGTTGGGCCTATATCTGTCTGATGTTTTTTTACGGTGGCTTGATTTTTGCATTGGTACAGTATTTGTATTTCGCATACATGGATCATGGTTATGTGGCCATGATGATTGGTGATATGCTGTCAGCACCAGAATATGTGGAGGCAATCAAGCAGGCGGGTATGACAGACTATGTAAGTGAGAGCTTGCATATGATACAGACGATGCGCCCTATTGATATTGCGCTGAATGTGCTTACGATGGTTATCATGGTAGGTATAGTTCTAGGATTGCCTATTACTGTGGTGATGAAATTAACTTTAGTTCAGAAAAAGGAAAAGAAATAA
- a CDS encoding pyridoxal phosphate-dependent aminotransferase, with product MKPTPIKKEIVDTLVESLGIKDFAKATIREVKQVAAKAEQESGVEYIKMEMGIPGLPAAQVGVDAQIKALQDGIAHSYPDIQGYPELKKQASRFVKAFINVDIAPEGCVPVCGSMQGTFASFLTCSQATKGKDTVLFIDPGFPVQKMQLQVQGVKYETFDVYDFRGDKLGTKLESYLSTGKICAIVYSNPNNPAWICMTEQELQTIGTLATKYDAIVMEDLAYFAMDFRQDLSTPFEAPYQPTVAHYTDNYMLLISGSKAFSYAGERIGVVCISDKLFHRHFPDLANRYEGLPFGLVFSTRMLYALSSGTSHSAQYALAALFRAACDGEYRFRDDIKVYGERAHKLKEIFLRHNFYIVYDKDLDKPIADGFYFTIGYPNMTSGELARELMYYGVSAICLITTGSHQEGLRVCTSFIEDHQYDQLEERMAIFAENNPR from the coding sequence ATGAAACCTACACCTATTAAGAAAGAAATCGTAGATACACTCGTAGAAAGCCTAGGCATCAAGGATTTTGCCAAGGCTACTATCCGCGAAGTAAAACAAGTAGCAGCTAAAGCCGAACAAGAAAGCGGCGTAGAATATATCAAAATGGAGATGGGTATTCCTGGTTTGCCTGCAGCTCAGGTTGGCGTAGATGCTCAGATAAAGGCACTGCAAGACGGCATAGCCCACTCATATCCAGACATTCAGGGTTATCCCGAACTGAAGAAGCAAGCCTCACGCTTCGTCAAGGCCTTTATCAATGTAGATATTGCCCCAGAGGGTTGTGTGCCTGTTTGCGGTTCTATGCAGGGCACTTTTGCATCTTTCCTTACCTGTTCGCAGGCTACAAAGGGAAAGGACACTGTACTTTTCATTGACCCTGGCTTTCCCGTACAGAAGATGCAACTGCAAGTACAGGGTGTGAAATACGAAACCTTCGACGTCTATGACTTCCGCGGCGACAAGTTGGGCACCAAACTGGAATCATACCTCTCTACAGGAAAAATCTGCGCTATCGTCTATAGCAACCCTAACAATCCCGCTTGGATCTGTATGACAGAGCAGGAATTGCAGACCATCGGCACGTTGGCAACTAAGTATGATGCCATCGTAATGGAAGACCTTGCCTATTTCGCTATGGATTTCCGTCAAGACCTCTCTACACCTTTCGAAGCTCCCTATCAGCCCACCGTAGCGCATTATACAGACAACTACATGTTGCTGATATCTGGTTCCAAAGCATTCTCGTATGCTGGTGAACGCATCGGTGTGGTGTGCATCAGCGACAAACTGTTCCATCGCCACTTCCCTGACCTGGCCAATCGCTACGAGGGATTGCCCTTCGGACTGGTTTTCTCTACCCGTATGCTCTACGCCCTTTCATCGGGCACAAGTCATTCAGCCCAGTATGCATTGGCAGCCTTGTTCCGTGCAGCCTGCGATGGAGAGTATCGTTTCCGCGATGACATCAAAGTGTATGGTGAGCGTGCTCATAAACTGAAGGAGATATTCCTACGTCACAATTTCTATATTGTTTACGACAAAGACTTGGACAAACCCATTGCCGATGGTTTCTATTTCACCATTGGCTATCCGAATATGACCAGTGGAGAACTGGCCCGTGAATTGATGTACTATGGTGTTTCTGCCATCTGTCTCATCACCACAGGCTCTCACCAAGAAGGCCTGCGCGTCTGCACTTCATTTATTGAGGATCACCAATATGACCAACTCGAAGAGCGAATGGCTATCTTCGCAGAAAACAACCCACGATGA
- a CDS encoding acyltransferase, with amino-acid sequence MNEITQTKKPRMEWLDALRGFTMIMVVANHVAQIGFEEQWKHSSSLQFLLLFRMPLFFFISGFLAYKASQVWDLRNLGTLVLKKMRVQLIPTICFFLLATAILKPSFWPGLEESFHSPTKGGYWFTLVLLYMFLVYYPFAYLESKITSLFSKNKAFWISAALITLLFLVSLAFYDSCYQPRYFSWAKGYRGSMTDIHQFLLDSSLGQLMLWMPFFLFGNIAHRYWNGFQKLMDSKWFFPIIVLLAILCTMDALKWRTLRMAWAIIPQTGAMFLLLLIALMYFRNYKHYFTKMTVIGASLQYIGRRTLDIYLIHFLFVPSLPSVGLFFKSYQHNFITDTTLSVLFALLVVGFSVITSNILRISPFLKKWLFGRT; translated from the coding sequence ATGAATGAAATAACACAAACGAAGAAGCCACGCATGGAGTGGCTTGATGCCCTTCGCGGCTTCACAATGATTATGGTGGTGGCCAACCACGTGGCGCAGATAGGATTTGAGGAACAGTGGAAGCACTCTTCTTCGCTTCAGTTTCTGTTGCTGTTCCGCATGCCGTTGTTCTTCTTTATCAGTGGTTTCCTAGCCTACAAAGCTTCGCAGGTGTGGGACTTGCGTAACCTGGGTACGCTGGTGCTGAAGAAGATGCGCGTGCAACTCATCCCTACCATATGCTTCTTCCTTCTGGCTACGGCCATTCTGAAACCTAGTTTCTGGCCTGGGTTGGAAGAGTCGTTCCATTCGCCCACAAAGGGTGGCTACTGGTTCACGCTGGTGCTGCTCTACATGTTCCTGGTTTACTATCCCTTTGCCTATCTGGAGAGTAAGATTACCTCGCTCTTCTCCAAAAATAAGGCTTTCTGGATATCCGCAGCACTCATCACCCTGTTGTTCCTTGTCTCGCTGGCTTTCTATGATAGTTGTTATCAGCCCCGTTATTTTTCATGGGCCAAGGGCTATCGCGGCAGTATGACCGATATTCATCAGTTCCTACTAGATTCCAGTTTGGGACAACTGATGCTGTGGATGCCGTTCTTCCTCTTTGGTAATATTGCCCACCGCTACTGGAATGGGTTCCAGAAGCTGATGGACTCTAAGTGGTTCTTTCCCATCATCGTGCTGCTGGCCATCCTCTGTACAATGGATGCCCTGAAATGGCGCACCCTGCGTATGGCGTGGGCTATCATCCCCCAGACGGGAGCCATGTTCCTCTTGCTGCTTATCGCCCTGATGTATTTCCGCAACTACAAGCACTACTTCACAAAGATGACCGTCATTGGTGCCTCGTTGCAGTATATTGGCCGTCGCACGCTGGATATCTATCTGATTCATTTCCTCTTCGTGCCCAGTCTGCCCAGTGTGGGCCTGTTCTTCAAGAGTTATCAGCACAATTTTATCACCGATACTACGCTTTCCGTGCTCTTTGCCCTGCTGGTCGTCGGTTTCAGCGTTATCACCTCAAATATCCTCCGTATTAGTCCATTCTTGAAGAAGTGGCTGTTTGGACGTACTTGA
- a CDS encoding lipopolysaccharide biosynthesis protein, producing the protein MENLKEKTARGLMWGAVNNSTMQVLNLLIGILVLRHLTPEDTGLIGMLAIFSAIAGNLQSSGFSTALINEKAPTKEQYNSVFWFNILMGGVLYLVLFFSAPLIAWFFHQPRLTDLSRFLFLAFFISSFGISTNAYMVKNMMNREITIVNLSALLISGTSAIIMVWCDMAYWTLAWQQVINAAILVIGRFLYVKWKPTWHFSFDYIRQTFSFSMGILVTMIVNTANQNVLTVIFGRLFHDARVVGNFFQAYKWDSMAFQTVGGMVGQVAQPVLVSVREEHNREQQVFRKMLRFTAFLSFPALFGLALVSREFILCTIGEKWINIVPLLQILCISGAFMPLYTLYQNLVISHGRSDINMWLNICQVLLQMGVIFAFYREGMTMMVVAYSAFNILWLGVWQMFAKRIIGVSTMDFLKDVVPFMMCAAVVMGVCHLATLSITNNWLLLGVRLLLAGLLYFGVMRLLNVVILRECIQFIKSKKVKKVKRLKDGDICHHTRL; encoded by the coding sequence ATGGAGAATCTGAAGGAAAAGACAGCACGCGGACTGATGTGGGGAGCCGTAAACAACAGCACGATGCAGGTGTTGAACCTGTTGATTGGCATCCTCGTACTCCGTCATCTGACGCCAGAGGACACAGGTCTCATCGGCATGCTGGCTATCTTCTCGGCTATCGCAGGCAATCTGCAATCGAGCGGTTTCTCTACGGCACTCATCAACGAGAAGGCACCCACCAAGGAGCAGTACAACAGTGTGTTCTGGTTTAATATTTTGATGGGTGGTGTACTCTATCTCGTCCTGTTTTTCTCAGCGCCACTCATCGCGTGGTTCTTCCATCAGCCACGGCTCACCGACCTGTCGCGCTTCCTGTTCCTGGCCTTCTTCATCTCATCGTTTGGCATCTCTACAAATGCCTATATGGTGAAGAATATGATGAACCGCGAGATTACGATTGTTAACCTCTCGGCACTCCTCATTTCTGGCACCTCGGCTATCATTATGGTGTGGTGCGACATGGCCTACTGGACACTGGCCTGGCAACAGGTCATCAATGCCGCCATACTGGTCATTGGCCGATTCCTCTACGTAAAATGGAAACCTACATGGCATTTCTCATTTGACTATATCCGACAAACGTTCTCGTTCTCGATGGGAATACTGGTCACGATGATTGTGAATACTGCCAATCAGAACGTGCTGACCGTCATCTTCGGACGCCTGTTTCACGATGCCCGTGTGGTAGGAAATTTCTTTCAGGCCTACAAATGGGACTCTATGGCCTTCCAGACCGTAGGCGGTATGGTGGGACAAGTGGCACAACCCGTCTTGGTGAGTGTTCGCGAGGAGCACAACCGCGAGCAGCAGGTATTCCGTAAGATGCTGCGCTTCACGGCATTTCTCTCCTTCCCTGCCCTCTTTGGACTAGCATTGGTGTCGCGCGAGTTCATTCTCTGCACCATTGGCGAGAAGTGGATTAACATCGTGCCGCTGCTCCAGATACTCTGTATCAGTGGTGCTTTCATGCCCCTTTATACGCTCTATCAGAACCTCGTTATCAGTCATGGACGCAGCGACATCAACATGTGGCTCAACATCTGTCAGGTGTTGCTCCAGATGGGCGTCATATTCGCATTCTATCGCGAGGGGATGACCATGATGGTGGTGGCCTACTCGGCATTCAACATCCTGTGGCTAGGTGTCTGGCAGATGTTTGCCAAACGGATTATCGGGGTGAGCACGATGGACTTCCTGAAGGATGTAGTGCCATTTATGATGTGTGCGGCAGTGGTGATGGGCGTCTGTCATCTGGCTACGCTGAGCATCACCAACAACTGGTTGCTGCTGGGCGTCAGACTGCTATTGGCTGGTCTGCTGTATTTTGGTGTGATGCGTCTGCTGAACGTGGTCATCCTGCGCGAATGCATACAGTTTATTAAAAGTAAAAAGGTAAAAAAAGTAAAAAGACTAAAAGATGGAGATATCTGTCATCATACCCGTCTATAA
- a CDS encoding glycosyltransferase family 2 protein, giving the protein MEISVIIPVYNKAEYLNKCFESIFTQAFDYFEVIVVEDGSTDGSGEICDRWAEQEPRLKAFHKENGGVTAARRYGLEHAEGRFIMFADADDLFTKDALAMMYRLINETGADEVIGTYDDQYGQRHDSGLRGWVEPEHLIRDLLALRSQFCVLWGIIFRRELLEGCLGTPREVIEREDSLMQIKCLMKQPKVFFTEQAAYLHYEDVPNKRKETLDWIRIYDEELRQTLQPEWERYHSAFVHHQIKVYEKFIDKKQFQVLDAYYRSLRQQLTTDIPLMDRIAIQLPARLAYLLIHTYKTLLKWKK; this is encoded by the coding sequence ATGGAGATATCTGTCATCATACCCGTCTATAACAAGGCCGAATACCTGAACAAATGTTTTGAGAGCATTTTTACACAGGCATTCGATTATTTCGAGGTGATTGTCGTGGAGGATGGCAGCACGGATGGCTCTGGCGAAATCTGCGACAGATGGGCTGAACAGGAACCGCGCCTGAAGGCTTTCCACAAGGAGAACGGAGGGGTGACGGCAGCACGTCGCTACGGGCTGGAACATGCAGAGGGCAGATTTATCATGTTTGCTGATGCCGATGACCTGTTCACGAAGGATGCCCTCGCCATGATGTACAGACTCATCAACGAGACAGGAGCCGACGAAGTGATTGGCACCTACGATGACCAGTACGGACAGCGCCACGACTCAGGATTGAGGGGCTGGGTAGAACCAGAACATCTGATTCGCGACCTGCTGGCCCTGCGCAGTCAGTTCTGCGTGCTGTGGGGCATCATCTTCCGTCGTGAACTGCTGGAAGGCTGTCTGGGTACACCTCGTGAGGTCATTGAGCGCGAGGACTCGCTGATGCAGATAAAATGTCTGATGAAACAGCCCAAGGTATTCTTCACAGAACAGGCGGCCTACCTGCACTATGAGGACGTGCCAAACAAGCGCAAGGAGACGCTGGACTGGATTCGTATCTATGACGAGGAGTTGCGCCAGACGCTACAGCCAGAGTGGGAACGCTACCATTCGGCCTTCGTACATCATCAGATTAAGGTGTACGAGAAATTCATCGACAAAAAACAATTTCAGGTGCTCGATGCGTATTATCGCTCTCTGCGCCAACAACTTACCACCGATATTCCCTTGATGGACCGTATCGCCATCCAACTGCCAGCACGTCTGGCTTATCTCTTGATTCATACTTACAAGACTCTGCTGAAATGGAAGAAATAA
- a CDS encoding hemolysin activation protein, which yields MEEIKKYPAQNDVAVLLIIFSRTETLKHTFGAIRQCRPSRLFIYQDGPRNDQEALKLEVARQIVDDSEIDWECDVQRSYHNENSGAWLSNHKAQTWAFSLADKVIVLEDDSTPSLSFIPFCKEMLDRYEHDERITMIAGFNHEEQTDAPYDYLFTTAFSIWGWASWRRVFERCEVGYPIADDAFNMHQLEAYVANRREGGKEMLKKLHKHKESGNPIYETLIWTACTLNSGLTIVPTMNLIHNTAVSEESAHFQSSLNTLPKAMQRLLTMPSHELEWPLHHPKYVIENVEYKHRVYRIMAWGHPWVKIGRSIEELLRNLRYGNIKQIREAIKHRISKLTGRYNYQ from the coding sequence ATGGAAGAAATAAAGAAATATCCTGCACAGAACGATGTGGCTGTGCTGCTCATCATTTTCTCTCGTACGGAGACGCTGAAGCATACCTTTGGTGCTATCCGTCAGTGCCGCCCCTCACGTCTGTTTATCTATCAGGACGGTCCTCGCAACGATCAGGAAGCGCTGAAGTTAGAGGTTGCACGACAGATTGTGGATGATAGTGAGATAGACTGGGAATGCGATGTGCAACGTAGTTACCACAACGAGAACTCTGGTGCCTGGCTTTCAAACCATAAGGCTCAGACCTGGGCTTTTTCATTGGCAGATAAAGTGATAGTGTTAGAGGATGACTCTACACCTTCGCTGTCGTTTATTCCTTTCTGCAAGGAGATGCTCGACCGTTATGAGCATGATGAGCGTATCACGATGATTGCCGGTTTTAATCATGAGGAACAGACAGATGCGCCCTACGATTATCTCTTCACCACAGCCTTCAGCATCTGGGGATGGGCTTCATGGCGCAGGGTCTTTGAGCGTTGTGAGGTGGGCTATCCTATTGCTGACGATGCGTTCAACATGCATCAGTTAGAGGCTTACGTAGCCAACAGGCGCGAGGGTGGCAAGGAGATGCTGAAGAAGCTCCACAAGCACAAGGAATCGGGCAACCCCATCTACGAGACACTGATCTGGACGGCCTGCACACTGAATAGCGGACTGACCATCGTGCCTACAATGAACCTGATACACAATACAGCCGTGAGCGAGGAGTCGGCTCATTTCCAGAGTTCGCTGAACACGCTTCCCAAGGCGATGCAACGATTGCTCACCATGCCCAGTCATGAGTTAGAGTGGCCTTTACACCATCCGAAATATGTCATCGAGAACGTAGAGTACAAGCATCGCGTCTATCGCATCATGGCATGGGGACACCCGTGGGTGAAGATAGGTCGCTCCATAGAAGAACTGCTACGCAATCTGCGTTATGGCAACATCAAACAAATTAGGGAGGCTATCAAGCACAGGATTAGTAAGCTGACAGGGCGTTATAACTATCAGTAG
- the nadD gene encoding nicotinate (nicotinamide) nucleotide adenylyltransferase encodes MKRIGIFGGSFNPIHNGHIALAQAVLRQCALDEIWLMVSPQNPLKQNSTDLLDDHLRLQMAEKALEGVEGVKACDYEFRLPKPSYTWNTLQHLSKDYPDCTFSLLIGGDNWAHFQRWRNWQDIMNHHEVIAYPREAYPGTIDVPLLNVSSTEIRQRVRAGKSIEGLVPEAIVPLVKKYY; translated from the coding sequence ATGAAACGAATAGGTATCTTTGGTGGTTCATTTAACCCTATCCATAACGGACACATTGCCTTAGCACAGGCCGTGCTGAGGCAATGTGCGTTAGATGAGATATGGTTAATGGTGTCGCCCCAGAATCCTTTGAAGCAAAATTCTACAGACTTACTTGATGATCATCTGCGGTTGCAGATGGCAGAGAAAGCACTTGAGGGTGTTGAAGGCGTGAAGGCCTGCGATTATGAATTCCGTCTGCCAAAGCCTTCTTATACTTGGAATACCTTACAGCATTTGAGTAAGGATTATCCAGATTGCACGTTCTCATTGTTGATAGGAGGCGACAACTGGGCTCATTTCCAGCGCTGGCGCAACTGGCAGGATATTATGAATCATCATGAGGTAATTGCTTATCCGCGAGAAGCATACCCAGGAACCATTGATGTGCCCTTGCTTAACGTTTCAAGTACGGAGATTCGTCAGCGTGTGCGTGCAGGTAAAAGTATCGAAGGGCTGGTGCCAGAGGCGATTGTTCCTCTAGTAAAGAAATACTACTGA
- the gmk gene encoding guanylate kinase, with the protein MKGKMLIVSAPSGSGKSTIVQWLMKEHPELRLYFSISCTSRAPRGSEQNGVEYFFLTPEEFRSKIQNDEFLEYEEVYQDRFYGTLKQQVENQRNQGQNVVFDVDVKGGINIKKYYGDEALSLFIQPPSVEELRRRLEGRATDTAEAIAERLAKAEYEMTFAQQFDHVIVNDDLETAKQETLQIVKAFLG; encoded by the coding sequence ATGAAAGGCAAGATGTTAATCGTATCTGCTCCCAGTGGTAGTGGAAAGAGCACTATCGTACAGTGGTTGATGAAGGAGCATCCTGAGTTGAGACTCTATTTCTCTATCTCCTGCACCAGTCGGGCACCACGTGGTTCTGAGCAGAATGGTGTGGAGTATTTCTTCCTGACGCCAGAGGAATTCCGTTCTAAGATTCAGAACGATGAGTTTCTAGAGTATGAAGAAGTTTATCAAGATCGCTTCTACGGCACTTTGAAGCAACAGGTGGAAAACCAGCGTAACCAAGGACAGAACGTGGTATTTGATGTTGACGTAAAGGGCGGCATCAATATCAAGAAATATTATGGCGATGAGGCGTTGAGCCTGTTTATCCAGCCACCTTCCGTAGAAGAGTTGCGTCGCCGCCTGGAAGGTCGTGCTACTGATACTGCTGAAGCCATTGCAGAACGCTTGGCAAAGGCAGAATACGAGATGACCTTCGCTCAGCAGTTTGACCATGTCATTGTGAATGATGATTTGGAAACGGCTAAGCAAGAGACCCTTCAGATTGTGAAAGCATTCTTGGGATGA
- a CDS encoding YicC/YloC family endoribonuclease — MIQSMTGYGKVVVAFKDKKINAEIKSLNSKQLDLQTRIAPLYREKEMEIRQMIAAALERGKVDFSLWIEKDAGVDATPVNAALVENYYHQLKSVAEKVGIPEPEDWMYTLTRMPDVLTKTEQVELTDEEWAAARKAVEGAINALVDFRKQEGAALEKKFAEKIDNIERLLAEIEPYEKSRVEKIRQRIVDGLQQIPGVEYDKNRLEQELIYYIEKLDISEEKQRLTNHLKYFRETMRDGHGQGKKLDFIAQEMGREINTTGSKSNQAEMQNIVVQMKDELEQIKEQVLNAL; from the coding sequence ATGATACAATCAATGACTGGCTACGGCAAGGTTGTCGTGGCATTTAAAGACAAGAAAATTAACGCAGAAATCAAGTCGCTTAATTCTAAACAGTTGGATTTGCAGACGCGTATCGCTCCCCTCTATCGTGAGAAAGAGATGGAGATCCGTCAGATGATTGCTGCTGCATTGGAGCGTGGCAAGGTGGACTTCAGCCTGTGGATAGAGAAGGATGCCGGCGTGGATGCTACACCTGTGAATGCGGCCTTGGTTGAGAATTACTATCACCAATTGAAGAGTGTGGCAGAGAAGGTCGGTATCCCCGAACCCGAGGATTGGATGTACACACTGACCCGTATGCCTGATGTGCTGACAAAGACGGAGCAGGTGGAACTGACTGATGAGGAATGGGCTGCTGCACGTAAGGCTGTGGAGGGCGCTATCAATGCTTTGGTAGATTTCCGTAAGCAGGAGGGTGCCGCTCTTGAGAAGAAATTTGCTGAGAAGATTGATAATATTGAGCGTCTGCTGGCTGAGATTGAACCTTACGAGAAGAGTCGTGTAGAGAAAATCCGTCAGCGTATCGTTGATGGCTTGCAGCAGATTCCTGGTGTAGAATATGATAAGAACCGCTTGGAACAGGAACTGATTTACTATATTGAGAAGTTGGATATCAGTGAGGAGAAGCAGCGTCTGACGAATCATTTGAAGTACTTCCGTGAGACGATGCGTGATGGTCACGGTCAGGGTAAGAAACTGGACTTCATCGCTCAGGAGATGGGTCGTGAAATCAATACTACTGGGTCAAAGTCCAATCAGGCTGAGATGCAGAACATCGTGGTGCAGATGAAGGACGAACTGGAGCAGATTAAGGAACAGGTGTTGAACGCCCTTTAG
- the priA gene encoding primosomal protein N', which produces MSQYADVILPVPLDGYFTYSVPTEAQGRVTPGIRVIVPFGRSKNYVGIIARLHDDKPQGYEVKSLSVVVDSLPILLPEQLKSWQWIADYYMSPIGEVYKAALPAGLKAEEGYKPRTETFIRLTQSYQNEPTLHVALNMLARAAKQREALIAYLSLSHWDSLEGSTCREPVVEITREELMNASEATLPVITQLVKRGILETYEVEVGRLNQGGEPHPEYIKPLSVAQQDAYNKILLSFMKKQVTLLHGVTSSGKTEIYIQLIQRELEQHHQVLFLMPEIALTVQMMQRLQRVFGRRLGIYHSKYSDAERVEIWQKQLSKNPYDVILGARSAVFLPFQRLGLVIVDEEHETSYKQQDPMPRYHARSAAIMLGAKTLLGTATPSMESYYNSQTGKYGYVSLTERYQGILLPEIQVVDTRDLQRRKMMRGPFSPLLLASVREALERGEQAILFQNRRGWAPMIECKQCGWVPRCQHCDVSLTLHRNLNQLSCHYCGFTYQVPTECPACGSKELKGRGYGTEKIEDQIREIFPEARVARMDLDTTRTRNAYERLITDFSAGHTNLLIGTQMISKGLDFDKVSVVGILNADGMLNQPDFRAFEHAFMMMAQVSGRAGRKGRQGLVILQTKNPDLPIIQQVVRNDFGQFSRELLEERQLFHYPPYYRLIYVYLKHSKDDVVNTAGVELGSRLRQWFGDRVLGPDKPAVARVKTLSIRKLVLKLETGIDMPRVRQYLTLAQQQMLQDKRYASLQVYYDVDPL; this is translated from the coding sequence ATGAGTCAGTATGCGGATGTCATATTACCTGTGCCGCTCGACGGTTATTTCACGTATTCCGTCCCGACAGAAGCACAAGGACGCGTAACTCCAGGGATACGCGTCATTGTTCCCTTTGGTCGTAGCAAAAACTATGTAGGCATCATTGCCCGTCTGCATGATGATAAGCCTCAGGGTTATGAGGTGAAGTCCCTCTCCGTTGTTGTCGATAGCTTGCCTATTCTGTTGCCAGAACAGTTGAAGTCTTGGCAGTGGATTGCCGATTATTATATGTCGCCTATTGGTGAGGTGTATAAGGCTGCTCTGCCTGCTGGTTTGAAGGCTGAGGAAGGCTATAAACCACGTACTGAGACTTTTATTCGTTTGACACAAAGTTATCAAAACGAACCTACGCTCCATGTAGCATTAAATATGCTGGCTCGCGCCGCCAAGCAACGAGAAGCCCTGATTGCATATCTGTCATTGTCTCATTGGGATAGTCTTGAGGGCAGTACATGTCGTGAACCAGTGGTAGAGATTACACGTGAGGAGCTGATGAATGCCTCAGAGGCTACGCTGCCCGTTATCACTCAATTGGTGAAGCGAGGTATATTGGAGACCTACGAGGTAGAGGTAGGCCGACTGAATCAGGGTGGTGAACCGCATCCAGAGTATATAAAGCCCTTGAGCGTGGCTCAGCAGGATGCCTATAATAAGATTCTCCTCTCATTTATGAAGAAGCAGGTAACGCTGCTTCATGGTGTTACCTCCAGTGGTAAGACCGAAATTTATATTCAGCTTATTCAACGTGAACTCGAACAGCATCATCAGGTACTATTCCTCATGCCTGAGATAGCTCTCACCGTTCAGATGATGCAGCGTCTGCAGCGTGTTTTCGGTCGTCGTCTGGGCATCTATCATTCTAAATATAGTGATGCTGAACGCGTGGAGATTTGGCAGAAGCAACTCTCGAAGAATCCGTATGATGTTATCCTTGGTGCCCGCAGTGCTGTGTTCCTTCCTTTTCAGCGTCTTGGCCTCGTCATTGTGGACGAAGAACATGAGACCTCATACAAGCAGCAAGATCCCATGCCAAGGTATCATGCAAGGAGTGCGGCAATTATGTTAGGGGCTAAGACATTGTTAGGTACGGCAACACCCTCGATGGAATCCTATTATAATTCGCAGACGGGGAAATATGGGTATGTGTCGTTGACGGAGCGTTATCAAGGCATTCTGCTGCCCGAGATACAGGTTGTTGATACGCGTGATCTGCAACGGCGTAAGATGATGCGTGGACCTTTCTCACCACTCTTGCTAGCAAGTGTTCGCGAGGCTCTTGAGCGTGGAGAACAGGCTATTCTTTTCCAAAACCGTCGTGGATGGGCGCCAATGATAGAATGCAAGCAGTGTGGCTGGGTGCCTCGTTGCCAGCATTGTGATGTCAGTCTGACACTCCATCGCAACTTGAATCAGCTCTCATGTCATTACTGTGGCTTTACCTATCAGGTGCCTACGGAGTGTCCTGCCTGTGGTAGTAAGGAGTTGAAAGGGCGTGGCTATGGTACAGAGAAGATAGAAGACCAGATTCGTGAGATATTCCCAGAGGCTCGTGTGGCTCGTATGGACCTTGATACCACGCGTACTCGTAATGCCTATGAGCGGCTCATCACAGATTTCTCGGCTGGACATACTAATCTACTTATCGGCACGCAGATGATTAGTAAGGGCTTGGATTTTGATAAGGTATCGGTGGTGGGTATCCTTAATGCCGATGGAATGCTGAATCAGCCTGATTTTCGTGCCTTTGAACATGCCTTTATGATGATGGCGCAGGTTAGCGGACGTGCAGGTAGAAAAGGGCGGCAGGGATTGGTAATCCTGCAGACAAAGAATCCAGACCTGCCTATTATCCAGCAAGTGGTGCGTAATGACTTCGGTCAGTTCTCGCGAGAACTCCTTGAAGAGCGCCAACTCTTCCATTATCCACCGTACTACCGTCTGATATATGTTTATTTGAAGCACTCAAAGGACGATGTTGTCAATACGGCTGGGGTAGAATTGGGCTCACGCCTACGCCAGTGGTTTGGCGACCGTGTCTTAGGACCAGACAAACCTGCCGTAGCGCGCGTAAAAACTCTGAGTATCCGCAAACTGGTGTTGAAACTCGAAACGGGTATTGACATGCCTCGCGTCCGACAATACCTAACACTTGCACAGCAACAGATGCTACAGGATAAACGCTATGCTTCTCTTCAGGTCTATTACGATGTAGATCCGCTTTAG